A single window of Candidatus Acidiferrales bacterium DNA harbors:
- a CDS encoding PD-(D/E)XK nuclease family protein produces MDHLSSSQINLFLLCGLKYRYSYVDKLPKPFKSSGLAFGTALHSTISWLHKQEMKGKKVSPDLVLRIFDADWYSQKTDMEIRFKDSERELGLIILAKQMLQMFLEEPRNPVKGTEVPFTVPLVNPRTKENLGITFEGFFDVIESDDTITDYKTSASTMNQDDVDNHLQLTAYGYAYEQLFHKPPKGFRIVNFVKNKKPKIATFETVRSSVNYEAFFFLVKEVLKAIKVGTFHPRPGYWCKDCEYRDVCPLTRGMKPKAEKLEEVEANGQ; encoded by the coding sequence ATGGATCATCTTTCTAGCAGCCAGATCAACCTCTTTCTTCTCTGCGGTCTCAAGTACAGGTACTCGTACGTTGATAAACTTCCCAAGCCTTTCAAATCGTCCGGGTTGGCATTTGGAACTGCTCTTCACTCAACCATTTCTTGGTTACACAAGCAGGAAATGAAGGGGAAGAAGGTATCACCCGACCTGGTTTTGAGGATCTTCGATGCCGACTGGTACAGCCAGAAGACCGACATGGAGATACGTTTCAAGGATAGCGAGAGAGAATTAGGACTCATCATTCTTGCTAAGCAGATGCTCCAGATGTTCCTCGAAGAACCAAGGAATCCGGTGAAAGGGACGGAAGTTCCGTTTACGGTTCCTCTTGTGAATCCAAGAACCAAGGAAAACCTTGGGATCACCTTCGAGGGGTTCTTCGATGTCATTGAATCTGACGATACGATAACCGACTACAAGACTTCCGCTTCAACCATGAACCAGGACGATGTCGATAATCATCTTCAGCTGACCGCCTACGGTTATGCCTACGAGCAGCTTTTCCACAAGCCGCCGAAAGGGTTCAGAATCGTGAACTTCGTGAAGAACAAGAAGCCGAAGATCGCGACGTTCGAGACCGTACGGAGTAGTGTCAACTACGAGGCTTTCTTCTTCCTTGTCAAGGAAGTCCTGAAGGCCATCAAGGTAGGCACATTCCATCCGAGACCAGGGTACTGGTGCAAGGATTGCGAATATCGAGACGTCTGTCCGTTAACCAGAGGAATGAAACCAAAAGCTGAAAAGCTGGAAGAGGTTGAAGCCAATGGACAATAA
- a CDS encoding SymE family type I addiction module toxin, which produces MDNNGGMRKLRKVQYAFYEDKLAKPHPVIRIAGKYLERFGFRIGDTVEVEIADGRIMVQKLSEPDGNYTTAKGNPRESSSEKR; this is translated from the coding sequence ATGGACAATAACGGAGGGATGAGAAAACTTCGGAAGGTCCAGTATGCTTTTTACGAGGACAAGTTAGCTAAGCCTCATCCGGTCATTCGGATCGCCGGGAAGTATCTTGAACGGTTTGGATTCAGGATAGGGGATACCGTCGAAGTCGAGATCGCAGATGGCAGGATCATGGTGCAGAAGTTATCCGAACCGGATGGCAATTACACCACCGCGAAAGGGAATCCCAGAGAGTCAAGCAGCGAGAAGCGATGA
- a CDS encoding DUF3276 family protein: MANENGLYSSVIKSGKNTYFVDVKEAKNGNKYLAITESQAGDPQRKTIRIFGEAIGKFRDAVAEASATIPEQQ; encoded by the coding sequence ATGGCAAACGAGAATGGCCTCTATTCCTCTGTGATCAAGTCGGGAAAGAACACGTACTTCGTGGACGTGAAGGAAGCGAAGAACGGGAACAAGTACCTCGCGATTACCGAGAGCCAGGCCGGTGACCCTCAGAGGAAGACCATAAGGATCTTCGGAGAGGCAATCGGCAAGTTCAGGGATGCAGTAGCGGAAGCATCTGCCACTATTCCTGAGCAGCAATAA
- a CDS encoding DUF932 domain-containing protein: MPHNLNITNGDPSMMYVGEPPWHSLGTKLDKPATAEEAIQAAGLDFTVSKFPLLASTNGLSPESHFLPVDSHFAIVRTDTKEVLGVVGSRYEPIQNKDAFTTFDALVGEGEAIYHTAGALGKGERIWILAKLPDYIRVNGNDIVEKYLLLVNSHDGSSTVRVKLTPIRVVCENTLWLALSGSEQEVHVRHTLNAKEKLKEAHEILGLTNKLYAQLDAIFNRMGETMIHGKTLTDYIEAVFPNKPESQDNFWVAKVRHKIVELTESGQGSEMAKGSLWGAYNAVTEYVDHYRNPNGDETQRLKSMWFGSGERIKKNAFRSAVNILERERVVPTGTYR, encoded by the coding sequence ATGCCACATAATCTAAACATTACAAACGGTGACCCTTCAATGATGTATGTCGGAGAACCACCGTGGCACAGCTTAGGTACCAAGCTTGACAAGCCTGCAACCGCTGAGGAAGCAATCCAAGCAGCAGGTCTCGATTTCACAGTTAGTAAGTTCCCTCTCTTAGCGTCAACGAATGGTCTTTCACCTGAGAGTCACTTCCTTCCTGTCGATAGTCACTTTGCTATCGTGAGAACGGACACAAAGGAGGTCTTGGGAGTTGTCGGTTCACGTTATGAACCTATACAAAACAAGGATGCATTTACGACATTCGATGCGCTGGTCGGAGAAGGTGAAGCGATTTACCACACCGCTGGAGCGCTCGGCAAAGGTGAGCGCATCTGGATTCTTGCGAAGCTCCCGGATTACATAAGGGTCAACGGTAATGACATCGTGGAGAAGTACCTGCTTCTCGTGAACTCACATGATGGAAGCAGCACGGTGAGAGTAAAGCTCACGCCGATCAGAGTCGTGTGTGAAAATACTCTATGGTTGGCTTTGAGTGGATCGGAACAAGAAGTCCATGTCCGGCATACTTTGAATGCAAAGGAGAAACTGAAGGAAGCCCATGAAATACTCGGCCTCACGAACAAGCTTTATGCACAGCTTGATGCGATATTCAATCGCATGGGCGAGACCATGATACATGGAAAGACTCTAACGGACTATATAGAAGCTGTTTTCCCAAACAAGCCCGAATCCCAGGATAACTTTTGGGTCGCGAAGGTTCGCCACAAGATCGTGGAGCTTACCGAATCCGGACAAGGTTCGGAAATGGCAAAAGGCAGTCTTTGGGGAGCGTACAACGCCGTTACCGAGTATGTTGATCACTATCGGAATCCGAATGGAGATGAAACACAGCGGTTGAAGTCGATGTGGTTCGGCTCCGGTGAGAGGATCAAAAAGAATGCCTTTCGATCCGCCGTCAACATACTGGAACGGGAACGCGTGGTGCCGACCGGAACTTATCGGTGA
- a CDS encoding recombinase family protein: MAQKYIIYCRKSTESEEKQVLSIEAQIKELKELSERLKISASDVLTESRSAKYPGRPVFGRVMEQISHGDVKGIICWKLDRLARNPLDGAAVVWALDQGKIEEIITPYNQLHNNSNDKFIMQLEFGMAKKYVDDLSDNVKRGNRMKLEKGWKPGLAPIGYLNELRDHTIIPDPDRFSTVRKMWDMLLEGYNPKRIHYIASNELGLRRRTHSERISKMLSVSSIYRIFTNPFYYGVIQYNGSLHQGKHRPMITEEEFWKAQELLGSKGKPRPQYHKFAFTGLMKCGECGCGITAEERVNYYGSHYIYYHCTKKKLDVKCSQEYIQAQELERQMLDYLDRIQVSKEFLDFALDQLENEQVENREQELITQKSLEKALHDCERKLENLNEMRLRELLDDEEYLKGKRKLTDEKTRLEKSLEGVRNGTEGAIASAARVFTFAHEAKERFLKSPLELKKAVIRELGSNFFLRDKKLSIDVGKPFKIIQEMYHGPKEENRSLEPQNNPVITTFLNPPQPQFFIWGALVNDVRTFFLDKMREEKSSSLNM, encoded by the coding sequence ATGGCACAGAAATACATCATTTATTGCAGAAAATCAACTGAGTCGGAAGAGAAGCAGGTACTCTCCATCGAAGCACAGATTAAAGAACTTAAGGAGCTTTCCGAAAGACTTAAGATTTCGGCATCGGATGTTCTTACCGAATCTCGATCAGCTAAGTACCCCGGTCGTCCTGTTTTCGGTCGTGTCATGGAACAAATCTCTCACGGTGATGTCAAAGGTATTATCTGCTGGAAGTTGGATCGCTTAGCACGTAATCCGCTTGATGGAGCGGCGGTCGTATGGGCACTCGATCAGGGAAAGATCGAAGAAATTATAACCCCCTATAACCAACTTCATAATAACAGTAATGATAAATTTATCATGCAGCTTGAGTTCGGAATGGCAAAAAAATATGTTGACGATCTTTCAGACAATGTGAAGCGAGGCAATAGAATGAAACTTGAGAAGGGATGGAAGCCGGGCCTCGCTCCAATCGGTTACTTGAATGAATTGAGAGATCACACAATTATCCCCGATCCAGATCGATTTTCTACAGTCCGCAAAATGTGGGATATGCTGCTCGAAGGATACAACCCAAAACGCATCCACTATATCGCATCCAACGAACTAGGATTAAGGCGGAGAACGCACAGCGAGCGTATAAGCAAGATGCTAAGCGTAAGCTCGATCTACAGGATTTTCACCAATCCGTTTTATTACGGCGTAATTCAATACAATGGAAGTCTGCATCAAGGGAAACACCGTCCGATGATCACAGAGGAAGAGTTCTGGAAGGCGCAAGAACTTTTGGGCAGCAAAGGGAAACCGCGTCCCCAATACCACAAGTTTGCCTTCACAGGGCTGATGAAATGCGGCGAGTGTGGATGTGGCATCACAGCCGAAGAACGGGTGAACTATTATGGTTCTCATTACATTTATTACCATTGCACAAAAAAGAAACTTGATGTGAAGTGCTCGCAAGAGTATATCCAAGCGCAGGAACTGGAACGCCAGATGCTGGATTATCTTGATAGGATACAAGTCTCCAAAGAGTTTCTTGATTTCGCTTTGGACCAGTTAGAAAACGAACAAGTAGAGAATCGCGAGCAAGAATTGATAACCCAAAAATCACTTGAGAAGGCCTTGCATGACTGTGAACGAAAGCTGGAAAACCTTAATGAGATGAGGCTCCGAGAACTGCTGGATGACGAAGAATACTTGAAAGGAAAAAGAAAACTTACCGATGAAAAGACGCGTTTGGAAAAGAGCCTAGAAGGGGTAAGAAATGGTACTGAGGGCGCAATCGCTTCAGCTGCACGAGTCTTCACTTTCGCTCACGAGGCGAAGGAACGCTTCTTGAAAAGTCCACTTGAATTGAAGAAAGCGGTCATCAGAGAACTCGGCTCGAACTTTTTCTTGAGGGATAAAAAACTCAGTATTGATGTGGGAAAACCGTTCAAAATCATTCAGGAAATGTATCATGGCCCTAAAGAAGAAAATAGAAGCCTCGAACCTCAAAATAATCCCGTCATTACAACGTTCTTAAACCCTCCACAACCTCAATTTTTCATCTGGGGTGCCTTAGTGAATGATGTTCGAACTTTTTTCTTGGATAAGATGCGAGAAGAAAAATCCTCTAGTCTCAATATGTGA
- a CDS encoding toll/interleukin-1 receptor domain-containing protein encodes MDEQEEMFNRAHDALMTEFNRLIRERVNQQAKEMVALARSSQFQKSATPYVGRNKIYEETLANVGNDYINALRNILFPNCDLVTEVQTSMLVKELTKIIETMMENAKRGTAQFAASIGLTKNLGSFNAPLENMYRSAASRFGDHIVSEVKQSNLAKAHGKVTLASSMVAQSNHEKVQVFFSHSTKDKKRVQAVADFFDDTWFEVFVAHRDISVSSLWRGEILKHLKACDVFVSFLTTNFHKSDWTDQEAGIAIGENKAAIIGLQFSKKPYGFLEQYQCINCRNVSPRDIAESIIEAVLKKSPDDQKTRRAFIESLIETKSFDQSIMFSNLLSEIKNFSNEEFKKIIVGACKNDQISNSPRTVKNISTILEQHRKQIPEQLIADYENKVALLDLPKG; translated from the coding sequence ATGGATGAACAAGAAGAAATGTTCAACCGTGCCCATGATGCTTTAATGACGGAGTTCAATCGATTAATCCGTGAACGAGTAAATCAACAGGCGAAAGAGATGGTCGCGCTTGCCCGTAGTTCCCAATTTCAGAAGTCGGCGACACCGTATGTAGGCAGAAATAAGATCTACGAGGAAACATTAGCGAACGTTGGAAATGATTATATCAATGCCCTGAGAAACATTTTGTTTCCCAATTGCGACCTCGTAACTGAAGTGCAGACCTCGATGTTGGTCAAGGAACTAACAAAGATAATTGAAACAATGATGGAAAATGCGAAAAGAGGAACTGCTCAGTTTGCTGCGAGCATCGGATTAACCAAAAATCTTGGATCGTTCAACGCGCCATTGGAAAATATGTATCGGTCCGCAGCCTCGAGATTTGGCGACCATATTGTATCGGAGGTCAAGCAATCAAATTTGGCAAAAGCTCATGGAAAGGTGACGCTTGCAAGTTCGATGGTCGCTCAATCTAACCACGAGAAAGTGCAAGTTTTCTTCAGCCATTCGACAAAGGACAAGAAGAGAGTGCAGGCGGTAGCCGACTTCTTTGATGATACTTGGTTTGAAGTTTTCGTGGCACATAGAGATATATCCGTATCCTCTTTGTGGCGCGGTGAGATACTAAAGCATCTGAAAGCTTGTGATGTTTTCGTCTCATTCTTAACGACTAATTTTCATAAGTCGGACTGGACAGATCAAGAAGCAGGCATTGCAATAGGTGAAAATAAGGCAGCAATCATAGGGCTCCAATTTAGCAAAAAGCCATATGGGTTCCTTGAGCAGTACCAGTGTATCAACTGCCGAAATGTTAGCCCACGAGATATAGCAGAATCCATAATAGAAGCGGTACTCAAAAAATCTCCAGACGATCAGAAAACAAGGCGCGCGTTTATCGAAAGCCTAATCGAAACCAAATCTTTTGATCAATCAATTATGTTTTCAAATCTACTCTCTGAGATTAAGAATTTCTCCAATGAAGAATTTAAGAAAATTATTGTCGGAGCTTGTAAGAACGATCAAATCAGTAATTCTCCGAGGACGGTTAAAAATATCTCGACAATCCTTGAGCAACACAGAAAACAAATACCCGAGCAATTGATAGCTGACTATGAAAACAAAGTTGCACTTCTCGATCTGCCTAAGGGGTGA
- a CDS encoding DEAD/DEAH box helicase — protein sequence MNPAELATLIEDRYRRYLKTTFYFRDPIFRKSFEDALKNEGSLSKGPYLEATPIFKKGKSSRDLFKELLGTLPDEGFLKATDKELYTHQEEAIRRVLQCRNVVIATGTGSGKTEAFLYPILLHLYRQFKEGSLNSKVGVRALVLYPMNALVNDQRDRLGSKDDKARGICNLMEHHHSPFRFTYGQYTGDTPEDENDSSRGAKNKIVNRYAGELLLRKEMRQTPPHILLTNYSMLEYLLLRPDDSELFDNGRGEQWTYLVLDEAHQYRGSKGIEMAMLVRRLKQRLREGGKAGEFRCIATSATIAGGEKDRGKVAEFASDLFGEPFEDDDVIFGETEPLPVEGTIDIPTDAYAVLKESLPGTNSTNPSLAHLVNQFGIPTQSNERVDSVIGKLLQRDKRTLNLRNRITASPVPVSDLSRELFDELPFDRQITSLVDLVDLCLNGVDEKTNSPLMSARYHLFLRSLEGATIAYQPSKMVLLNRQSDSGEFKLFEVALCRECGQHYFVGKNIGGKLVEAVRDPGRDDFGAEYYLPIEGDTFEIGNSDEEDNGSNFLLLDLCLRCSSISPVNNGTPKLQCGHSETIRVVKVETPPATKDEDKAPKCIVCGYSGADPVREVLYGTDGPHAVIATTLHQNLPRDRKKVLAFADGRQEAAFFAWYLEQSYLDIRNRNLIYKAVTKAAPHDGDGLSLRDVAKDLRDVFKESKAFDASRSERDLLRESWIALYREFLTDEPRISLEGVGLVRWMIAWPKDFEVPKILFQPPWSLTQEKAINLLTLLFGYMRRERCVEVQTDNSVSISWPDLSLQVPQKSTQLVKARSAKYINSWKGKTTARAGLLKRILNTSVSKEQIESHVDDTLTQIWESVRIWNDEHSSNERFWIRVGDAERLNPDWWRVSPLRDSESVFQCDTCGRISTISVRSVCPRHKCPGTLQEIRIEETDLLRNHYRVLYQEELPARLVVEEHTAQIDKEKAREFQNDFKKNKIDVLSCSTTFEVGVDLGDLDVIFLRNVPPEAFNYAQRVGRAGRRQGYPGIAITYSRRSPHDLYHFNEPLKMIRGITKAPSLSLRNEKIILRHITAIALSKYFRANQSRFDSAQTFVGDFQSPTGVSDIIKFSKANREELEKSMWPIVPEELKSGVGLDDGSWVDKIAGERSRLFLAEAEVCSDYCELRKLRQSAFDSGNDETVKWAGARAKTIAEEDIISFLSRKTIIPKYGFPVDVVELETQSIRNQNQKSAETSLQRDLSIAIAEFAPTSKLIANKKEWTSAGLKRVAGKEWERRKYVRCAVHNIYKQWEINETPPSIPFCGCNQMIQSEYIDPMFGFVTSKGAPDEPKGRPQKSFTTRPYFVEFNAGEPVVTKFNGIEISKAVPAKMVVLCEGRRGQGFYICTACGKGEKHLTKKLIKEHLSPLGLKCSGQWTGQVSLGHEFETDVVRVKFLLQPEETDLIWFGYSLAYALVEGIADILEVPSSDLNATVGHVDDVGAIPPIILYDNVPGGAGLVARIEDKTMLGEALRTAYERVSQCTCGENESCYTCLRNYRNQFAHEHLRRGPVAKYLDQLLSQW from the coding sequence ATGAATCCAGCCGAATTAGCTACCCTCATTGAAGATCGGTACCGACGATACCTTAAGACAACATTCTATTTCCGCGATCCGATTTTTAGGAAATCATTTGAAGATGCGCTCAAAAACGAAGGAAGCCTGAGCAAGGGGCCTTACCTCGAAGCAACACCTATATTCAAGAAAGGCAAAAGTTCGCGAGATTTATTCAAAGAACTACTTGGAACATTGCCCGATGAAGGATTTCTTAAGGCGACAGACAAGGAACTGTACACTCATCAAGAAGAAGCCATTCGCCGGGTTTTGCAGTGTCGCAACGTTGTCATTGCCACCGGCACCGGAAGCGGAAAAACGGAGGCGTTCCTATATCCGATTTTGCTTCACCTCTACAGACAGTTTAAGGAAGGTTCGCTCAATTCTAAAGTCGGGGTTCGCGCTTTGGTTTTGTATCCAATGAACGCGCTTGTAAACGATCAACGCGACCGGCTTGGTTCAAAAGATGATAAGGCGCGTGGCATATGCAACTTGATGGAACACCACCATTCCCCCTTTAGGTTCACTTATGGGCAGTACACAGGCGATACGCCTGAAGATGAGAATGACTCTTCTAGAGGCGCAAAAAATAAGATTGTCAACAGGTATGCTGGAGAACTCTTATTGAGAAAAGAAATGCGGCAAACGCCGCCCCATATTCTCTTGACAAATTATTCAATGCTTGAATATTTGTTGCTCAGGCCTGACGACAGCGAGCTTTTCGATAACGGCAGAGGTGAGCAATGGACATATTTAGTCTTGGACGAAGCGCATCAGTACCGTGGTTCCAAAGGGATCGAAATGGCCATGCTGGTGCGGAGGCTTAAGCAAAGGTTAAGAGAAGGCGGAAAGGCAGGCGAATTTAGATGCATTGCTACGAGTGCGACAATTGCAGGTGGCGAGAAGGACCGTGGAAAAGTCGCTGAGTTTGCCTCCGATCTGTTCGGAGAGCCTTTTGAGGATGACGATGTGATCTTCGGGGAAACCGAACCATTGCCAGTTGAAGGTACGATAGACATACCGACAGATGCCTACGCCGTGTTGAAAGAATCTCTCCCTGGAACCAATTCGACCAATCCAAGTCTTGCACATTTGGTAAATCAATTCGGAATCCCGACACAATCCAACGAACGTGTCGACAGTGTCATAGGAAAGCTATTGCAAAGAGACAAGCGTACACTGAACTTGAGAAATAGAATAACTGCTTCTCCTGTACCAGTAAGCGACTTATCACGTGAACTCTTTGATGAGTTACCGTTCGACAGACAAATAACATCGCTTGTCGATTTAGTTGATCTGTGCTTAAACGGTGTAGACGAAAAGACGAATTCACCATTGATGTCAGCGCGATATCATCTTTTTCTTCGGTCCTTGGAGGGGGCAACGATAGCGTATCAGCCATCGAAAATGGTTTTGCTGAATCGGCAATCAGACTCGGGTGAATTTAAGTTGTTCGAAGTCGCACTTTGTCGGGAATGTGGTCAACATTATTTTGTTGGTAAAAACATTGGAGGCAAACTGGTCGAAGCGGTAAGAGATCCAGGGCGCGATGATTTTGGCGCAGAATATTACCTTCCTATTGAAGGGGACACTTTCGAAATCGGAAATTCAGATGAGGAAGACAACGGCTCGAATTTTCTTCTCCTTGACCTTTGTTTAAGATGCTCTTCGATCTCGCCCGTGAATAATGGCACACCGAAACTCCAATGCGGACATTCGGAAACAATTCGAGTAGTCAAGGTGGAAACCCCTCCGGCGACAAAGGATGAAGATAAAGCGCCGAAGTGCATCGTTTGCGGGTACAGCGGGGCTGATCCTGTTAGGGAAGTCCTTTACGGAACCGATGGACCGCATGCAGTCATAGCTACGACCCTACATCAGAACTTACCTCGTGATAGAAAGAAAGTCCTCGCCTTTGCAGACGGAAGGCAAGAGGCAGCTTTTTTCGCGTGGTATCTTGAACAATCGTATCTTGACATAAGAAACAGGAACCTCATTTATAAAGCAGTCACGAAGGCAGCACCACATGATGGAGATGGGTTATCACTTCGTGATGTTGCCAAAGATCTGCGCGATGTTTTTAAAGAATCAAAGGCTTTTGATGCATCCCGAAGTGAGCGGGACCTCCTAAGAGAATCTTGGATCGCACTCTATCGTGAATTCTTAACAGATGAACCGAGAATATCTCTGGAAGGTGTGGGATTAGTCCGATGGATGATTGCATGGCCCAAAGATTTTGAAGTTCCCAAAATTCTCTTTCAACCACCTTGGTCATTAACTCAAGAGAAAGCAATAAACCTTCTCACTTTGCTCTTCGGTTACATGCGTCGAGAGCGTTGCGTTGAAGTGCAAACAGACAACTCGGTTTCCATTTCTTGGCCCGACCTATCGTTGCAGGTACCTCAGAAATCAACACAGCTTGTCAAAGCTCGCAGTGCAAAGTATATCAATAGCTGGAAAGGCAAAACTACCGCACGTGCTGGATTGTTGAAAAGGATACTCAACACTTCTGTTTCAAAAGAACAAATTGAGTCCCATGTAGATGACACACTAACACAAATCTGGGAATCTGTCAGAATCTGGAACGATGAACATTCTTCCAACGAACGCTTTTGGATTCGTGTTGGTGATGCAGAAAGGTTGAACCCCGACTGGTGGCGAGTTTCCCCGCTCAGAGATTCAGAATCTGTTTTTCAATGCGATACCTGTGGACGCATATCAACTATCTCTGTGCGGAGCGTTTGTCCTCGACATAAATGTCCTGGTACGCTTCAGGAAATAAGAATTGAAGAGACAGACTTACTAAGAAATCATTATCGAGTGCTATACCAAGAAGAATTACCCGCTAGACTAGTGGTAGAAGAACACACCGCACAGATAGATAAAGAGAAAGCGCGCGAGTTCCAAAACGATTTCAAGAAAAACAAAATAGATGTTCTAAGTTGCTCCACGACCTTTGAAGTCGGTGTTGATTTGGGCGACCTCGATGTTATTTTCTTACGGAATGTTCCACCTGAGGCGTTCAACTATGCACAACGCGTTGGAAGAGCCGGTAGGAGGCAAGGTTATCCAGGAATAGCCATAACATACTCGCGGAGGTCACCGCACGATCTCTATCACTTCAACGAACCACTGAAGATGATAAGAGGCATAACAAAAGCCCCTTCTCTCAGTTTGCGGAACGAGAAGATTATCCTTCGACACATCACGGCTATTGCACTTTCCAAGTACTTCCGGGCGAATCAAAGCAGATTTGACTCTGCGCAAACATTTGTTGGAGATTTTCAGTCGCCGACTGGAGTTTCCGACATCATAAAATTTTCTAAAGCCAACAGAGAAGAATTAGAAAAATCTATGTGGCCTATTGTACCAGAGGAATTGAAATCGGGAGTCGGATTAGATGATGGCTCATGGGTCGATAAAATTGCCGGAGAGAGATCTCGACTCTTCCTTGCGGAGGCAGAAGTTTGCAGCGACTATTGCGAACTGAGAAAATTAAGGCAATCAGCGTTTGACTCAGGGAATGACGAAACGGTTAAATGGGCAGGTGCCCGCGCCAAGACCATCGCTGAGGAAGACATCATTTCCTTTCTGTCCCGCAAGACTATCATACCCAAATATGGTTTTCCAGTTGATGTCGTGGAACTTGAAACTCAGTCAATCAGAAACCAGAACCAGAAATCAGCAGAAACATCACTGCAGCGAGACCTCTCGATTGCAATCGCAGAGTTTGCACCCACAAGTAAATTGATTGCAAACAAAAAAGAATGGACATCGGCTGGACTAAAAAGAGTTGCAGGAAAAGAATGGGAGCGGCGGAAATATGTGCGATGCGCGGTTCATAATATTTATAAACAATGGGAAATAAATGAGACGCCGCCGAGTATTCCCTTTTGCGGTTGCAACCAAATGATCCAGAGTGAATACATTGATCCGATGTTCGGTTTCGTCACAAGTAAAGGAGCGCCTGATGAACCGAAAGGGCGACCACAGAAAAGCTTCACTACGCGACCATACTTCGTTGAATTCAATGCAGGCGAACCGGTTGTAACGAAATTCAATGGGATAGAAATATCGAAAGCTGTTCCAGCAAAAATGGTAGTTTTGTGTGAGGGCCGACGGGGCCAAGGATTCTATATCTGTACAGCATGCGGTAAAGGAGAGAAACATCTGACCAAAAAGTTGATAAAAGAACATTTATCGCCGCTCGGCTTGAAGTGTTCCGGTCAATGGACAGGACAGGTTTCGCTAGGTCACGAGTTTGAAACTGATGTCGTTCGAGTCAAGTTTTTGCTCCAGCCAGAGGAGACCGATTTAATTTGGTTTGGATATTCGCTGGCGTACGCTCTCGTTGAAGGGATCGCTGACATTTTAGAAGTTCCCTCATCCGACCTAAACGCGACTGTAGGACATGTTGACGATGTTGGAGCTATTCCTCCGATCATTCTATACGACAACGTTCCGGGAGGTGCTGGTCTTGTGGCTCGAATAGAAGATAAGACGATGCTAGGAGAAGCACTCAGGACTGCATATGAACGGGTCAGCCAATGTACCTGTGGTGAAAATGAAAGTTGCTATACCTGCCTGCGAAATTATCGAAATCAATTTGCACACGAACACCTGCGAAGGGGTCCGGTGGCAAAATATCTGGATCAATTGCTTAGCCAATGGTAA
- a CDS encoding ImmA/IrrE family metallo-endopeptidase yields the protein MNIAGLRRLRADDIEEKSQSFIKLFDENVLLTQQPTPVISIVERLKAISPAHPITFDFNRDLGCTTLGGKILGQFLPKSFAIYIDKSLVGTDRLNFALAHEIGHLVLHRKCAFENTQDRWEDTDEVFDVITGKKILQTDEDWAEWQANRFASSFLMPSTTFRNELVKIQEEMGITRKGYIYLDEQQGNRRDFKRIVKDLAYRYQVNKTNVIYRLKDLGYLDDMRLANVVHISKIFADIL from the coding sequence ATGAATATTGCCGGTCTAAGACGACTCAGAGCGGATGACATAGAAGAAAAATCTCAGAGTTTCATAAAACTTTTTGACGAAAACGTGTTGCTTACACAACAGCCAACGCCAGTTATATCCATAGTGGAACGGCTCAAAGCAATTTCTCCGGCTCATCCAATCACTTTTGACTTTAATCGCGATCTCGGGTGTACCACTTTGGGCGGCAAGATTCTTGGACAATTTCTTCCAAAGTCATTTGCAATTTACATTGACAAATCGCTTGTGGGTACTGATAGATTGAATTTCGCATTAGCTCATGAGATCGGCCATTTGGTTCTTCATCGAAAATGCGCATTTGAAAATACACAGGACAGGTGGGAAGATACCGACGAGGTTTTCGATGTGATAACAGGTAAAAAGATATTGCAAACCGATGAGGATTGGGCTGAATGGCAGGCAAATAGATTCGCATCCTCATTCCTTATGCCTTCGACGACATTCCGCAACGAACTTGTGAAAATACAAGAGGAGATGGGCATTACTCGGAAAGGTTATATTTATTTGGATGAGCAACAAGGGAACCGTAGAGACTTCAAAAGAATCGTGAAGGATCTTGCTTACAGATACCAAGTCAATAAAACGAACGTCATCTATAGGTTGAAAGATTTGGGTTATCTGGATGATATGCGGTTGGCGAACGTCGTTCACATCTCAAAAATTTTCGCTGATATTCTTTAA